A single genomic interval of Aedes aegypti strain LVP_AGWG chromosome 1, AaegL5.0 Primary Assembly, whole genome shotgun sequence harbors:
- the LOC5565189 gene encoding basic helix-loop-helix transcription factor amos, with protein sequence MSEMYYFPSPPYSDDPRSPSPGVKSNKQPSCPQLIPLTSLEYVRSLAYSQGFNISVETCERIATPHWIHRRSPGKASSSPPVSKEKPKNTSSRRKVIPPVIRRKRRLAANARERKRMHALNEAFDRLRQYLPTIGNDRQLSKHETLQMAQSYISALSELLK encoded by the coding sequence ATGTCTGAAATGTACTACTTTCCATCACCTCCGTACAGTGACGATCCAAGGTCACCTAGCCCGGGTGTTAAGTCGAACAAGCAGCCATCGTGCCCACAGTTAATCCCGCTGACCTCGTTGGAGTACGTTCGCAGTTTGGCCTACTCCCAGGGGTTCAATATTAGTGTGGAAACGTGCGAACGGATTGCCACCCCACATTGGATCCATCGAAGGAGCCCGGGAAAAGCGTCTTCTTCTCCTCCAGTTTCGAAGGagaagcccaaaaacacatcgAGTAGGCGAAAAGTGATTCCACCGGTGATTCGAAGGAAACGACGCCTGGCGGCCAATGCTCGCGAACGAAAACGTATGCATGCGCTGAACGAGGCGTTCGATCGGCTGCGACAATATTTGCCCACGATTGGCAACGATCGGCAGTTGTCCAAGCACGAGACGCTTCAGATGGCCCAGAGCTACATCTCCGCACTGAGTGAGCTGTTAAAGTAG